The region TCTGATGCTTTCGTCCAGAAGTTCAGCCCTGACGAGGATGAGACAGCAAGGTTCGCCATTTTCGTCGCACCCGCTTATGGCCACGAGTCTATCTCCGGGTTTAATGTTTGCCTTCTCTCTAAGCTCCTTTGGCAAGAGTATCTGCCCCTTGCTGTCGACTGTTAAAATCGCCTCAATTCTCGTAGCTTTGCAATTTTTCATATTTTTCAGAAATTTCGTAATATTAAAAATTTTACGAAATCATCCATACAAGGTTTAAATCATGAGATAATACTACAATCCATGGAACTCGCAGA is a window of Geoglobus acetivorans DNA encoding:
- the hgcC gene encoding HgcAB-associated protein HgcC, which codes for MKNCKATRIEAILTVDSKGQILLPKELREKANIKPGDRLVAISGCDENGEPCCLILVRAELLDESIRDVLSPMLRGVVQ